The region TCGTCTCCGGCGACTCGGCCAATGACCTGGACATGTTCGACAAGCCGTTCCGCGGCATCGTCGTCGGCAATGGCCACGACGATTTGCGAAGCCAGGCACCGGCACGGGCGGGTGACTGCTACCTCGCCAAGGGACTTGTCGCCGCCGGCGTGTTGGAAGGACTTCGTCACTTGGGCGTGCTTCCCGACGCGTGAGGCAAACTCTCGCTACGGTCGACGCGCGTGATCGTCGACGTCCACACTCATGTCTGGCAGACGCCCGACCAGCTCGGCCAGGCCGATCTTGGCGATCCGACGGCCGACTCTGCACGGCAGGCGGCGGGTGGCAGGACGGTCTTCAGCCGCATCCCGCCTGGCGACCCGGAACTGCACTGGCAGGCCGGCAAGGCCGTCGATCGGATCATCGTGCTCGGTTTCCAAAGTCGGCTGCTCAAAGCCGATGTGCCCAACGACTTCATCAGCGACTACGTCCGCCGGCACCCGGACAAGCTGATCGGTTTTGCCGGCATCGACCCGACCAGCAAGCGAGCGATCGACGAGCTCCAGCGGTGCAAGGACGAGCTACGGCTCGCAGGTTTGCACATCAGCCCCGGGAATCAGGGCATTCACCCAACCGACTCCCGCGTGATGGCGGTCTACGAGGTCGCGCAGCGGCTCGGCATGCCGATCCTGTTTCACGGCGGAGGGCATCTGTCGGAGGCGGCGTGTCCGGAGTTTGCCAGGCCGATCCTCCTTGATGAGGTCGCGCGGGCGTTTCCTGATCTGCCGATGATCGTGTCGCAGGTCGGTCATCCGTGGGTGGGGGAGACTTGCGGACTGCTCGCGAGGCACCGCCGCGTGTATGCCGATATCGGCGGGCTCCTGCGAAGACCGTGGACGGCGTACAACACGCTGATTCAGGCGTTCGAGCACGGTGTCGTGGGCAAGTTGCTCTTCGGCAGCGACTTCCCCTACGGCCGGGCAGCCGAGACGATCGAGAAGCTGTTTTCCGTCAACTTCGTCGCCCAAGGCACCAATTTGCCAACCGTTCCGCGATCTGCCCTTCGCGGCATCATCGAACGCGACGCACTATCGCTCCTAGGACTATCGCCTTGACCCGCGACACGAAATCAGGCATCGATCTCGACCCGCCGCTGCCACGTTCGGCCAAAACGCTGCCGAGCGTCTTCGTCCAGACGCTGACGCTGCAGAACGGTGGGACGACCGTCGGCGAGCTGTCGTGGTCGCACCTGCCGGCTCATCTCGGCGTCTATCAGCTTCAACACGTCGAAGTCCGCAAGAAACACCGTCGCCAGGGCTACGGCTCCGAGCTGCTCGATTCGGCGATGGGTCAGATGCAACGACATGCGAAACTCGTCGGTATCCCGGTGCGTCGACTGATCGTGCTGATCAACCAGCCGGACACGATCCTGCGAGCCTGGCTCGGCCAGCAAGCTGGGTTCGTCCACGTGCACACGCTGGAGAACGTCGAAGAGGCAACGGATGTGATGGTGTTCCAGCGGACCTTCGACTGATCACGCGTCGTCGCCGCCGTCGCTTTCGCCGTGCAGGAACAGGGCACACGCGACAGAAGCCAGCAGGACGGCCGGGGCAATGACGGGATAGCTTCCGAGCGTCTCTTCGATTAACCCGCGCGACGGCGCGTAGCGCATCGCGAACGCACCGAGACCGGCTGCGACGAGCACGGTTGCCTCTGCCGCAAGGACAGCCGTCGGGCCGAGCTTGCGGAAGCTGAGCGGGATCATGCCGAGGAAGACGCCGCCGATGACACCGCCGGCGAGGACGTGGCCTTCGTCGAGTCCGACCATCCGCCAAGCCGCGCAGCCAGTGACAAAGCCGACAATGCCACCCGTCGTCGCGATGGCGGCCGTTTTGAACGACCAGCCGACGACGCCCGCGACCAGCGTGCCGATGACGAGGCCGGACATCCCACCCGCCGGTCCGCCCGCTGTCTGCGTGCCGACGACCCATCCGGCCCAGGCGCCCAGGGCTCCGATGTTGACGGCCGTCAGCCCACGCCAGCCCCGGCCGCAGAAAAGCCACCAGACGATCCCACACGCCAGCAGCACCGCGGCGATCGTCGCCTCGGTCTCCTGAACGAGCGTTAGAACGTCCTCCTGGTGACGCCAGGGGATTGAAATCTGCTCGATGAGCGTCTTAGGTTCTGTCGGCGCAGCACCGAGTTCACGCCACTCGTCGGGCGTTGCGACCGGAAAGTCCGGCGTCGCGGAGTTCGGCGGATCGGGCATCTCGACACTTGTTCATCGGCCTGCCAGGCACCTCGGAATAGCCCTGGGGCGATAATCCACCGAATATCCACTTGCCACAGATCGCCGAACCGGGCACAACATTGGACGTGGCCGACCCGAAACAGAACGAGATGCCGCCAGATGACAACGAGCTTGAGTCCCGGCTTCGGCCGATGCGCGATCGAATCGACCAGCTCGACGATGATCTCGTCAAGCTCCTGAACGAGCGTGCACGCGTCGCCGTCGAGATTGGACGGGCCAAACGCGAGGCCGCCGGCGGAAGCGGTGGAACGGCCAGCTTCTACGTTCCCAGCCGCGAAAGGGCGGTTTTTGACAAAATTCATCGCCTCAACGAAGGACCGCTGGGTGATCGGACGCTCGACGCCGTCTGGCGCGAGATCATGTCCGGCAGCATCGGCCTTCAGAAGCCGCTCCGCGTCGCCTATCTCGGCCCGGCAGGCTCGTTCAGCCACGCGGCGGCCATCGGCAAATTCGGCAACAGCGTCGACTACGTGCCGGCCTCGGACATCGACGCCGTCTTCGGTAGTGTCGCGCGTCGCCACGCCGACTGTGGCCTGGTGCCGGTCGAGAATTCGAGCCACGGCGGCGTGATCGACACGCTCGACGCGTTCCTCGACCACTCGGCCAAGGTCTGTGCCGAGGTGCTCATCACAATCCACCACTGCGTCCTTTGCCGTGGACCATGGGACGAGGTTAAGACCGTGACGACCAAGCCCGAAGTGCTGGCCCAGTGCCGTGGCTGGCTGGGCGACGTCGCGGGACGACGGTCCGTCGAGCCGGCTGCCAGCACGAGTGCTGCCGCCGAGCGTGCCGCGGCCGATCCAACGGTGGCGGCGATCGCGAGCAGGTTGGCGGGCGAGATCTATGACGTTCCGCGTCTATTCGAGAACATCGAGGACGACCCCGACAACGTCACGCGCTTTTGGGTCATCGGCTCCGAAGCAGCCAAGCCGACCGGCGAGGACAAGACCGGGGTGCTCTTCACCACCGCCAACAAGCCGGGTGCCCTCGTTGCCGTCCTCGACAGCTTCCGCGACAACGGCGTGAATCTCACCGACATCGAAAAACGCCCGAGCGGTCGCACGAACTGGGAGTATGTCTTCTTCGTCGACGCCGAAGGCCACGAAGCGGATCCGAAGCTCCAGGCGGCGATCACGGCCGCGCGAGAGCACTGCCTGCAGCTGACCGTTCTGGGAAGCTACCCGCGTGCGAGTGACGTGTTGTGATGCCCGAACGGCCGTGTCAGTTTGCGGGTGACGCGGGCGTCGAAATGTCGACCGACAGGATCTCGCGCGGATCGGTGGCGGCCACAACGTGACGGCGTTGAGCGTCGTCGGTTCGAGTGCGGAGCGTCGAGGCGTAGCTGGCAAAGGGTGAAGCCTCCGACGTCACACCGGCTGCCGCCTTGGCTTCAGTGGCTGGCGTGGTGAACGCCTCGATGCCTGAGAACGCGACAACCTCGGAGCTGATGTCGACTGTCACGTCGCGAACGACGTCGACGGGCAGGCCGACGACGAGAAGGGCATCGGGCTGCGTGGGTTCCTGCTCCAAGATGTCGCCCGGACCCATGACCGCAATCTGCGGCACCGGATCGGCCGGCAGATCGGCGACGAGGTTCGATTTGGCGGTCAGGCCAGCTGACCAGGCGATGAGCAGCGTGACACCCGCCGAAAGACCGGCGGCAATGGCCACAGCGGCCGGTCGAGAGCGGCGGAGCGTGGTCGGATCCTGACCGATTGACATCGATCCGGAATCGGCTGCCTCGGAACGCAGGACGTGCATCACGCGACCGCAGACATCGTCAGCGAGACGATCCACCTCTGCTTCAGGCAGCGAACGGGCCAACAAGTCATCGACGATCGCGTCGACGTCCTGGTCAGCGAGGGATGTGTGTGCGGGAGCACTCATCGGAGCGGGAGGCTTGTAAAACGACAGACCTCAGTCAGCACATCATGCGCTATGCAACGGGTTCGAGCCGATCGCGAAGCTTTTTACGTGCCTGGAAGACGTGCCACTTGACCGCTTCGGTGCTGCAGTCGAGCCGGCGGGCGACCTCGCGTTGGGGCAGTTGCTCGACCGTGAAGAGGAGCAGTGCCTGACGCTGCTTGTCCGGGAGCTGGGCGATCTCCTGCCGAAGTTGCTCGCCCAGTTCCTTGCCGCGTGCTCGGTGTTCGGGGCAGTGCGAGCGTGCGAAGTCTTCGCTGCCTTGGCCTCGGACCGGGGTCTCGGGCTTGGCGTCGCCGCGCTGTTCTCCAAAGGCACCGTCGAGGGGCTGAGCGATTCGCAGCCGTCGGCCGCGGCGAAAGTTCAAGGAGAGATTCGTGACGATCCTCATGAACCAGCCGCCGAAGGCTTCGGGCCGCTCGAGCGTATCGAGCGATCGGAATGCCTTCAGGAAAGCGTCCTGCACGACGTCTCTTGCGTCGTCCTGGTTGCCGAGCAGCCTGTAGCTGACGGCAATCGCCTTCCGGCTGTGGCCCTGGACGAGGCGTTCAAAGGCCTCGCGCTGCCCTTCGAGCACCCGGCGAACACAGTCGCCGTCTTCAGCCGCAAGCGCCTCGCGTTCGAGCTGCGCCTCATCGTGCTCCGCTGTTGGCTCGGCCTCGACGGCCTCGCGCTCCAACGCCGGTGGATCAGCCGACACATTGTCGTCTGCCGGGGCGGCGCTGGTTTGGACACGAAGGAGTGACAAAGGTTGGAGCCTCGTGAAATTTCGTCGGTTGACGGCGTTATGGGCCGCTGGACCCGCGGAGGGTACGGCAAGTGTCGGCATTCGGCTACCCGTCAGCTGCGGCAGCCGGCGCTCCGATCAAAGACCTAGCCAAGCGGCCACACTCGTCAACCACGGCGTCGTCCCCGCGGTCGCGAGCACGCTCCGCTGCTCGGACAAAGGCGCTGCCGACGATTGCGCCATCCGCAACGCCTTCAAGTGCTTGCAGGTGCCGGTGTCGGCTGATGCCGAAGCCGACGCAGATCGGAAGGTCCGTGCGATCGCGCATGTCGCGAACGCCCGTCTCCAGCTCGGCCGGCAGGTCGTCGCGCTCACCGGTGGTACCTGCGATCGAGAGGTAGTAGATGAAGCCGCCAGCGAGCTCTCCGATGCGGTTGCGTCGAGCCGCTGGCGTGTTGGGCGCAACCAGCAGAATCGGATCGATCTGCACCGCTCGCGCCATTGCACAGAACGCTTCCGCCTCACCCACCGGCAGGTCTGGGCACAGAACACCCGCGTAGCCGAGATCGACGAGCTTTTGCAGGAATGCACCAATGTCCTGGCGAGCCGCAAGGCTGTAGCTGACCATGACGAGCCGCGGGCACGACGTGCCGTCCGGTCGGCCAAGTTCCAGTGCGTGGTCGAGCGTGACGCCGCGCGAGAGCGTCTCGTGGTACGCCGCCTGAATCGTCGGCCCGTCTGCTATCGGGTCGCTAAACGGAACTCCCACCTCGATCGCACCCGCCCCGGCATTTGCCAGCTCAGCCATGACCCTCTTCGACGCGTCGTCCGAAATGAACCCGGACGGGAAAAAGGGCACCAAGTGCACCGGACCGATCGAGTCGTTCTTTAGGTGTTCACCAAGCACGCTCTTCATTCGCGGGCACCGTAGGAAGCTGTCGCTTCGCGAACGGAGCGCTGACGTTGGTGCACGCTCACCGCTGTGCGAGAGCACGCACGTCGTGGGTCCACGCTGTGGTCAGGCAACGATCCACCATCGACCAGATCAGCGACGATCGCGGAGATTCGACGCTTTCATCGGGAGCCCGAAGCAATCGATGAAGCCTCGCGCCGCCGTGATGTCGTAGCCCTCCATGCTGAAGCTCGCCATCTCCGGGTCATAGAGCGTTTCCGGCGACTCGACCGCCACCGCGTCGACGGTGCCCTTGTAGAGCGACAGCGTCACGGCACCCGTGACCGGCCGGCTGGCCTCGTCGATGAACGCCTGCATCGCCCGTCGCAGTGGGTGAAACCACTGGCCGTTGTAAACAAGGCGGGCGTAGTCGAGAGCGATCTTCTCCTTGGCGTGGAAGAGGTCGCGTTCGAGCGTCAGCTGTTCGAGGTGGTTGTGGGCGCGGTAGAGCGCCGTGCCGCCAGGGGTTTCGTAGACGCCGCGTGATTTCATGCCGACGAGGCGGTTCTCGACCAGCAGCTTCACGCCGATGCCGTGCTCGCCGGCGACCTCGTTCATGCGGGCGATGAGATCGTCCCCACGCAGCTTCTCACCGTCGACGGCCACGGGGTCGCCGTGCTCGAAGTCGATCCGGACGTGTCGTGCCTCATCGGGTGTCTGTTCGATGGGCCGCGCCATCGTCAGGCACCGCTCCCACTTTGGCTCGCTGGCCGGGTCCTCGATCTCGGCACCCTCGTGGCTGATGTGCCAAAGGTTGCGGTCCTGGCTGTAGATTTTCTCCTTGGTCGACGTCACCGGCACGCCGTGTTCGCGGGCGTATTCGATGGCCGCCTCGCGGTCGCGAAGTTCGAAGGACGGATCCTTCCAGGGCGAGATGATCTGCAGGTCCGGCGCGAGCGCCTGGTACGTCAGCTCGAACCGGACCTGGTCGTTGCCCTTGCCGGTCGCACCGTGCGCCACCGCGTCGGCGCCGACCTTCCGGGCGGCTTCGACCTGCTTGGCGGCGATGAGCGGTCGGGCGATGCTCGTGCCGAGCAGGTAGTCCCTCTCGTAGACCGCGTGGGCCCGCAGCATCGGGTAGCAGAAGTCCTCCGCGAACTCCCGCCGGAGGTCTGCGACGACGACGTCGTCGGCCCCGCTCTCGCGGGCTTTCTTCTCGACGCCTTCGAGCTCGCTGCCCTGGCCGAGTTCGGCCGCGAAGGCGACAACCTCACAGCCGGGATACCGGCCCTTGAGCCACGGCAGAATGACACTCGTATCCAACCCGCCCGAGTAGGCGAGGACGATCTTCCTGGGATTGCTCAAGCTCGAAGCTAGGCGAGCCGCCGAGACGCGTCAGAAGTGCGTGTCGTCAAAGGGCTCAACTTCGTCCGAACCGCTTGAGGACCCACCGTCGCCACGGGACTCAAGGATGTGGTGGCCGACTTCAAGCTTGCGGCTGAGCTCCTCCATCGTCTGTGGCCGCTTCTTCGGATTGGTCAGGACGCACTGCATGACGACGTCGCTGACGATTTGGGGGACGTCCTTGTTGAGTTCGTGCGGGCTCTTGAAGAGCGCGTCGAGGACGAAGCTGTTCTCACCAGCGCGCTTGGCGTGGTAGGTGGTCGGGACGTGCTTGCCGGTCAGTGCCCAGTAGAGCGTCGCGCCGAGATTGAAGACGTCGGTCGCTTCGCTGATCGGCAGCCGCTCGACCTGTTCGGGCGCGATGTAGTCGGGCGTGCCCTGGATGCGCTCCTTGACGGTTCCGATGCGACAGGACTGGCCGAAGTCGATCACCTTCACGGTGCCGTCGGCGGCGCGGAGGATGTTGTTGGGCTTGATGTCGCAGTGGGCCCAGCCCATGCGATGCATCGCCGCCAGTCCGGCAGCGGCGTCGATGAAGGTCTTGATCACGTCCGCCAGGTCTGGCGGCAGGCCCTTCTCAAGGGGCTTGGCGTCAATGTACTCCATCACGAGGATGGCCTCGGTGACCTTCACGAGCATCGTCCGCGTCACCTTGAGGGCAAAGCTGCGACGCAGGTTGGGGTGCGTGAAGTTCCGAGAGACGTCGTGCTCCGTCTCCATCTGCTCGACGAAGCGGAGGTCCTTGGGCTTGACGCGCTGAACGTGCTTGAGCGCGACCATCCGTCCGGTGTTGATGTCTTTGGCACGATAAATCGTGCTTCCCGCACCTTGACCGAGGACGCCTTGGAGATCGTAGTTGAGAAGTCTCTCCGGCATGGCCTGTCGGGACGTTCGCTCCGAGCGAGTGGACGGTTTCCGGCGGGAGCCGGGCAGTGGCTCACGATAGCCGGACGATCCGGAGGAAGCCGAGAGATCGGCTTCTCCCGCCAGGCCAACGCCCGACGCTGTAGCCGGATTCTGGATCGCACGAAGAGACATCGCAACCTGCCAAACCGAAAGCGGCACCGCAGTCGCGACACCAAAGGACGAAACGCGACCCCATCACCCGATGAGAAGTCGTCTGCCGACCGAATCGGCTTACAGGACACAACGCTGAAGTTGTCACAAAGATTCTGCTGCTCACGGAGACACTCGCGGCAGACCCAGCGCGATTGAAAGCGAACGGGCGGCATCGCGTTGAGCCGGTGTCAGGTCCAACGCGTCACCCGCTAACAGCACGCTTGCACTCGAAGTTCCCCCAAAACCCGCGGCAGATGGTCGCTGCTGAAACCAGCGAGCCAACGCGAACACTTGCCCGTCGCGTCCGATAAAAAAGTGCGCCGGCGGATCGCCGTCGTAGACCGCCGACAGGTCGTCGGGCACGAGCACCCGATCGCCGGCCGCGAACGCCTCGAGCCGCTGCCATCCCACGGGCCTTTCCGCGACGTCGCTCCAAACGCCGTCCTCCGTGACCGCGATTGCTGCCAGGCCCGGAGACGCAGTGTCGGTCAGCGGGGCTGGCGAAAGGAGTTGCAGCAAAACCGCAAGAATGATCAACCCGATCGCCGTCCCAACGAGGATCGTGACGCCGCGACTCATGACCCACCGCCTTCGGGTCGGGCGGTGATTTCGCGACGGAGCTGGCGAATGTCGGCCATGCTCAGCGCGATCGCCTGGCCGCCAGTCAGCTCAGCCAACTCCGCCAGCTCGTCGGCTGGTTCCGCCTGGCCGAGCGTGATCGTGTGGACCGGCATCGTCGCGCTGGCGGCGTCTCGCTGGGACACGACCGACTCGGCAAAATCGTCGGGGAGAAACACCGCGTTCCCCGTGACGACGAGTATTGCCCCCGGACTGGCTTCAAGTGCGACGTCCATGGCCGGGGCGATGAGCGTGCTGCCGCCGACATCGAGTTCGTCGAGGCGATCGCGAACCGTGTCGAGACTTGCGGCGGTGGCGGGGCGGAGCGTCCGGGCCGGCAGCGCAGTCGCGGAAAGGTCGGCATCGTCGCGCCCGATCCGGCTCGCGGGCCAGAAGATGAACTGATACTGCCCGCCCGCCGGGAGCGTGCGTGCCGCGTCGATCAGCAGAAGCATCGACGGCCTGAACGTCCGCTCGCTGGCCGTGCCCGTGTCGACGACGAACGACACGGAGTCTGAAAGGTCGATTCCGGACAGGCCTGTCGTTTCGTCGGCGAGACGCTCGTCTTCCCCGCCGAGCAGCGTGATGACGAGAACGACGACGACAATCGCGAGCAACGCGGCCGCGGCGATGGCGATGCGGAGCCGGCTGTCGCTCGATTTGGTCGCCTTGGCGGCCGGCACCTGCACGCTGACGGATGTTCCGCGTCGACTGGGCCGCTTGTTTCGCGAGGCCGCCCGATTCAGGCCGCTGGAGAGTCCGCTGCTGCTGGCGACGACGTCGGCCAGTTCATCAAGGCCGCTGGTGTTGTCGGTTTGCTCCTCGCGGCGGTAGAGCGGCTTGGCCTTGCCGGCCGAGCCCTGGGCGGTCGAGCCCTCGGCCAACTCCAGCTCTGCCGCATTCGTTGGAACCGTTTGGATGGTGCCGCAGAATTTGCACCGACAAACGCCGCCCGCAAAGGCGTCGTCAACCTCCAGAATCTCGCTGCAGTTGCCGCAACGAAGTCGAATCATCGGGCGTCGGGTGGGTCGGTTCGTGCGTGGCTCAAGGCATCCAGAGGTAGTACGCCCCGGGTTCGAGCATCTGAAGATACCGCTCCAGCACCTCGCTGCCCGGCAAGGCCGGTCTCGGCGTCAGGGATGCGACATCGCCCGAGGCGTAGATGCTCCCCCGATAGCCGAACGGACGGGTGTAGCGGATGACGGTGGCTCCCTTGGCATCGGCCAACTCTGCCGCCCGCGATAAGGAGCTGTCGAGGTCGAGTACCTCGTCGATCAGGCCGATCTCCTTTGCCTGCGTCGCACTGAAGACCCGGCCGTCGAACGCGGTCTCGGTGTCGGAAATCTCCCGATGTTCGTTCACGACCGCGACAAAGCTTGCGAAAAAGTCGTCGACGAGCCCTCGGAAGACGGCCTCTTCCTCCTCGCTGAGTCCGTCGAACGGGCTGCCGAGGTCTTTGAGGTCGCCGCTGGTAATCGGCCGTACCTCGACGCCGATTTTGGCCATGAGTTCGCTGGCGTCGAGGGTTTGGAAGATGACGCCGATGCTGCCGACGATGCCACCCGGGACCGCGTGGATTTCGTCGGCCGCACACGAGACGTAGTACCCGCCGCTGGCTGAGACGTCCTGCGACGCGGCGACGACCACCTTGCCGGTCTGCTGCTTGAACCGCAGAACATCGCGGTACATCGCCTCGCTTGCAGCCACAGTGCCGCCCGGACTGTTGATGCGGAGCACGACCGCCTTGACCCGATCATCAGCCGCTGCCCGGGCGAGCTGCTGGCGAAAAAGGCTGACCGGGTTTTCCTCGGTTCCGAGCAGCCCGCCGCCGGTGCGTGCGTTAACGAGAAGGCCTTCGACAGGAATCACCGCGACTTTGGCTCGTTTGGTCTCGCCACGGCGAACAACGACTTCTTCGAGTTCCGGGCTATTCGAGACCGGCTGCACCACGAACGTCGGAATGCTGCATCCGAGCGACGTCAACGCCACGAGTGAGGCGACAAGCAGTGTCACGCCAGAGCGGAGTCGGGGCACGTGAGAGGGTAGGTGCAGATCGAGTGGTCCCGCTTCTGTCTGCTCACCGCTAATTGGAGACCTTCAAGGACGAGGCTCCGACCGCGATAGCGTTCCCGCAAGAGAATGCCCTACGAGACGTCCGAGCTCGAGTTTCAGCAGCTGGTCGCCCAGGCGATACGCCGGCTGCCCGAGCGGTGGCGGCAGACGCTGGAAGAGAACGTCCCGGTTACCGTCGTCGATCGGCCGTCGCCGGAGCTGCTGAGAGACATGGAGATCCCGGAGGAGGAGCTGCTGCTGGGCTTGTTCGAAGGTGTGGCCATGCCCGACATGGCCGCCGAGGGTTTGGTCGACGTGCCGCCGCGAATCTGGATCTTCCGGCACGACGTCGAAGACTTCAGCGAGGATCGCGACGACCTCATCGAGCAGGTTCGAATCACGCTCCTCCACGAGCTCGGGCACTACTTCGGCCTGGACGAAGACGACCTGGCCGATCTCGGCTACGCCTGACCAAGTTGCGGCTCACGTGTCACCCGATAACGCCGCCAAGCCCTGGCCCGTCGCGATTGGCGGGCGGACCATCTACGCTGTTGCCCCGCCAGTTCGACGAACCGCTGCCTTCCATGATCGACAGACCCCTTCGACTCCTCGTCCTGCCGAGCCTCCTCGTTGCCGCCGGTCTGATCGGCTGGTCGACCACCGCGACCGCCCAGGACGTCGGCGGCTTCGACGCGGCCTCGTCCGGCGACCGGACGTTCGTCGGCATCACCCGGCCCAGCAAGTCGTTCGAGCTCGCCTTCAGCAACGTCGGCAAGGTCGCAGAAGTGGCTGTCCGGCCCGGCGATCGCGTTGAGGAAGACCAGCTGCTCATGCGGCAGGACGATCGCCTGGAGCGGGCTCGGCTCGTCGAACTCCGTGCCGAGGCCGATGTCGCCGGTCGGATCGCGACCGCCCGCCAGCGTGCCGACCTCGCCGCTGTGCAGGAGAAGCGGACTGAACTCGCACGCGACCAGGGCTTCGGCAACCAGTTGGAGCTCGAGGAGGCACGAATCAACCGCGTCATCGCCGAATTGCAGACGGACGAAGAAATCCGGCAGGGCACCGCGGCCGACGCCCGGGTCGATCAGCTCGAAATCCAAATCGCCCAGAAGGCCGTCAACGCCCCGTCGGCGGGCATTGTCCGGACGATCGAGGCCCAGGTCGGCGAAATGCACGGCCCGCAGAATCCGACCATCGAACTGGTCGTTCTCGACCCGCTGAAGGTCGAAATCCTCAATCTTCCACCCGATCGCGTCGCCAGCCTTGCCAAGGGCGACGAGGTCATGGTCCGCTACGGTCGCGACGGCTCCTGGCAGCGGGCGACCATCAGCTTCATCGACCCGATCGCCTCGGCGGAGACGAACGAGCAGAAGGTCGAGCTGGAGCTTCCGAATCCCGAGCTTCGTGCCGCCGGTCGCGAGGTCCAGGTGAAGCTGGCCGATGAGTAGACTGAACCCACGGCTGCGTCAGAGCGTCTACCTCTAAAGGAAGCGTTGGACGGAGCCACCTCCCGGACAAAACCCTGCCCGAGTAAGCTTGAAGCCCGGCACGCCACCCAAGCCGCCGGCCGAACCTCCTCCCCCGCGTCATGGCCATCGCCGCCCAGCCCCACGTCCAGCAGTCCGAGCGTGAGCAACGCCAGCAGTCCGAACAGCAGGACCAGGCCAAGCAGGAAAAGCGGCTGGCCCGCGCCCGGCTTGTCCAGCGACTCGTCGAAAACGCCGGCAACCTGCCGGACTTCATGGAGGACTTGATTCACACTCAGGCCTCCGTCGTCGCTGGCACCGAAGGCGCCGCCTTCATGATCGAAGGGCCCGACGCCGACGGCAATCCCGAGCTCCGCACGCTCAAGCACGTCCGCCCCGACAACGTCGAGGACGGCATCAAGCGGCAGGCGATCATGGCCTTCCGCGAGATCGTCACGCAGTGCGTCAAGCAGGACAAAGACGGAGCCCTCCGGGTCTCGGCCGGCAGCGACGAGAGCGAGGCCCAGTTCTGCCTCGTCACGCTGCTTCGCCAGGACGACCGCGCCGTCGCGGCCACCGCCGTCATCACGCGTTGCCGTGACGAGGGTCGAGCGCTTCAGCGGCTTAGCACGATGCAGCTGGTCGCGGGCTACTTCGACATGTTCCTACTGCGTCGGCAGAGCGAGCAGAACAAGCAGGTCGCCAAGACGCACCAGGATGTTTTGCAGTTTGCCAGCGTCGTCGCCACGGCCGAGGACTTCCACGCGAGCGGCGTTGCTCTGTGCAACGAACTTGCTGCCCGTGCTGGTGCCGCGCGTGTCGCGCTCGGCTGGGTCAAGACCTTCGGCGGCGACAAGATTCAGCTCAAGGCGATCAGCCACACCGAAGAGTTTGACAAGAAGCAGGAGCTCTCCGTGCAGCTCGTCGCGGTGATGGAGGAATGCCTCGACCAGGACGAGTTCTGCCAGTTCGACCCGGCCGGCGGATCGACGGACAACGTCACGCGCGAGGCGATGAAGCTCTCGCAGATGGAAGGTGGCAACCGCGTCGTCAGCGTGCCGCTGCGGCGTCGCGAGAAACTGGTTGGCGTGATGACGATGGAGTTCCCGCCGGAGAAGCCGACCAGCCCGGCCGAGTCGACCTCGCTTGCCGTCGCGGCCGAACTGCTGGCCCCGCAGCTGTACGACCGGTTCCAGAACGATCGCTACCTGATTACGAAGGCGGGTCTGAGCGTCCGCGACAACACCAAGAAGATCTTCGGCCTGCGTCAGCACACGCTTGCGAAGGTCATCATCCTGGCCGTCCTCGGCTTGCTGCTGTTTCTG is a window of Planctomycetota bacterium DNA encoding:
- the trpA gene encoding tryptophan synthase subunit alpha, which translates into the protein MKSVLGEHLKNDSIGPVHLVPFFPSGFISDDASKRVMAELANAGAGAIEVGVPFSDPIADGPTIQAAYHETLSRGVTLDHALELGRPDGTSCPRLVMVSYSLAARQDIGAFLQKLVDLGYAGVLCPDLPVGEAEAFCAMARAVQIDPILLVAPNTPAARRNRIGELAGGFIYYLSIAGTTGERDDLPAELETGVRDMRDRTDLPICVGFGISRHRHLQALEGVADGAIVGSAFVRAAERARDRGDDAVVDECGRLARSLIGAPAAAADG
- a CDS encoding amidohydrolase family protein, with the translated sequence MIVDVHTHVWQTPDQLGQADLGDPTADSARQAAGGRTVFSRIPPGDPELHWQAGKAVDRIIVLGFQSRLLKADVPNDFISDYVRRHPDKLIGFAGIDPTSKRAIDELQRCKDELRLAGLHISPGNQGIHPTDSRVMAVYEVAQRLGMPILFHGGGHLSEAACPEFARPILLDEVARAFPDLPMIVSQVGHPWVGETCGLLARHRRVYADIGGLLRRPWTAYNTLIQAFEHGVVGKLLFGSDFPYGRAAETIEKLFSVNFVAQGTNLPTVPRSALRGIIERDALSLLGLSP
- a CDS encoding argininosuccinate synthase; this encodes MSNPRKIVLAYSGGLDTSVILPWLKGRYPGCEVVAFAAELGQGSELEGVEKKARESGADDVVVADLRREFAEDFCYPMLRAHAVYERDYLLGTSIARPLIAAKQVEAARKVGADAVAHGATGKGNDQVRFELTYQALAPDLQIISPWKDPSFELRDREAAIEYAREHGVPVTSTKEKIYSQDRNLWHISHEGAEIEDPASEPKWERCLTMARPIEQTPDEARHVRIDFEHGDPVAVDGEKLRGDDLIARMNEVAGEHGIGVKLLVENRLVGMKSRGVYETPGGTALYRAHNHLEQLTLERDLFHAKEKIALDYARLVYNGQWFHPLRRAMQAFIDEASRPVTGAVTLSLYKGTVDAVAVESPETLYDPEMASFSMEGYDITAARGFIDCFGLPMKASNLRDRR
- a CDS encoding GNAT family N-acetyltransferase; the encoded protein is MTRDTKSGIDLDPPLPRSAKTLPSVFVQTLTLQNGGTTVGELSWSHLPAHLGVYQLQHVEVRKKHRRQGYGSELLDSAMGQMQRHAKLVGIPVRRLIVLINQPDTILRAWLGQQAGFVHVHTLENVEEATDVMVFQRTFD
- a CDS encoding RNA polymerase sigma factor; translated protein: MSLLRVQTSAAPADDNVSADPPALEREAVEAEPTAEHDEAQLEREALAAEDGDCVRRVLEGQREAFERLVQGHSRKAIAVSYRLLGNQDDARDVVQDAFLKAFRSLDTLERPEAFGGWFMRIVTNLSLNFRRGRRLRIAQPLDGAFGEQRGDAKPETPVRGQGSEDFARSHCPEHRARGKELGEQLRQEIAQLPDKQRQALLLFTVEQLPQREVARRLDCSTEAVKWHVFQARKKLRDRLEPVA
- the pheA gene encoding prephenate dehydratase, translated to MADPKQNEMPPDDNELESRLRPMRDRIDQLDDDLVKLLNERARVAVEIGRAKREAAGGSGGTASFYVPSRERAVFDKIHRLNEGPLGDRTLDAVWREIMSGSIGLQKPLRVAYLGPAGSFSHAAAIGKFGNSVDYVPASDIDAVFGSVARRHADCGLVPVENSSHGGVIDTLDAFLDHSAKVCAEVLITIHHCVLCRGPWDEVKTVTTKPEVLAQCRGWLGDVAGRRSVEPAASTSAAAERAAADPTVAAIASRLAGEIYDVPRLFENIEDDPDNVTRFWVIGSEAAKPTGEDKTGVLFTTANKPGALVAVLDSFRDNGVNLTDIEKRPSGRTNWEYVFFVDAEGHEADPKLQAAITAAREHCLQLTVLGSYPRASDVL